GGCCGCGGTGCTCCTGACGCAGCGCCGGTGGGAGGAGCGCGGCGGTGACCGGGACCAGGTCGTCGAGATCGCGTTCTGGGCCGTGCCGTTCGGCATCCTCGGCGGGCGGATCTACCACCTGGTCACGTCGCCGGACGCGTACTTCGGCGAGGGCGGCGACCCCTGGAAGGCGTTCGCGATCTGGGAGGGCGGCCTCGGGATCTGGGGCGCCGTCGCTCTCGGCGCGGTCGGCGCTTGGATCGGGTGCCGCCGGCAGGGCGTGCGACTCGCCCCGTTCGCCGACGCGCTCGCGCCCGGTCTGCTCGTGGCCCAGGCGATCGGCCGGCTCGGCAACTGGTTCAACCAGGAGCTGTTCGGCGGTCCGACGACCCTGCCGTGGGGCCTGCGGGTCGACGACTCGGTCGCCGAGGCGGCCGGGTACGCCGCCGGGACGCTGTTCCACCCGACGTTCCTGTACGAGATGGCGTGGAACCTCGCCGGCGCCGCGCTGCTGGTGTGGGCGGACCGCAGGTTCCGGCTCGGGCACGGCCGGGTGTTCTGGCTGTACGTCGTGGTGTACACCTCGGGCCGCCTGTGGATCGAGGCGCTGCGCATCGACCCCGCCCACGGCTTCCTGGGGTTGCGCCTCAACGTCTGGACGTCGATGCTGGTCGGCCTCGGGGCGCTGGTAGCGTTCGTGGTGGTCGGGCGTCGGCATCCTGGACGCGACACGACCGTCCTGCTGGACCCGTCGGCGGAACCCACGCAACAGGCCTCCCAGCAGGAGGACGTCCCGCAGGACACGGACACCGACTCGGCGGCCGTCCCTGCGGACGACGAGGACGGTCATCCGGCCCGTTGACGACGGGCCCGGACCGGCCCCGGACGTGGCCGATCATCAGTGATCCGAGTCACACAGGGCGATGCGGCCACCCGTTCAGGCGGGTTGTATCGTCGCCCACCACAAGGGCCGACGACGTCCCGATCCCCCCAAGTTCGTGCGAGCCCCGGTCCGGCCGGGGCACTGTGAGGACGGTAGAGATGACGTCGCCCAGCGGTCTGCCGAGCACGTCGCTCGACCACGCGGCGTACCCCCTGTACGACCCGTCGGCCGAGCACGACGCCTGCGGCTTCGCGTTCGTCGCGACGCTGCGCGGAACTCCTGGGCGCGACATCGTCGACGCCGGGCTCACCGCGCTGCTCAACCTGGACCACCGCGGCGCCGTCGGCGCCGAGGAGGACTCCGGCGACGGCGCCGGCATCCTGACCCAGATCCCCGACGCGTTCCTGCGCGACGTGGTGGACGCGGACCTGCCTCCCGTCGGCTACTACGCGATCGGCATGGCGTTCCTGTCGCAGGACGAGGCCGAGCGCACCGCGGCGATCGCCGCGATCGAGGCCGTGGCCGCCGAGGAGAAGCTCGACGTGCTCGCCTGGCGCGACGTCGTCGTCACCGCGGACCTCGTCGGGCCCACGGCGCGCGCGTCGATGCCGGTGTTCCGCCAGCTCGTCGTCGCGGACCCGTCGCGCGAGCTGTCCGGGATCGACCTCGACCGCCGCGCGTACCGCCTGCGCAAGCGCGCGGAGCGCGAGCACGGCGTCTACTTCGCGTCGCTGTCGGCCCGCACCATCACGTACAAGGGCATGCTCACGACCGGCCAGCTCGAGCCGTTCTTCGCGGACCTGTCCGACCCGCGCTACGCGTCCGAGATCGCGCTCGTGCACTCGCGCTTCTCGACGAACACGTTCCCGTCGTGGGAGCTCGCGCAGCCGTTCCGGATGGTCGCGCACAACGGCGAGATCAACACGGTGCGCGGCAACCGCAACTGGATGGCCGCCCGCGAGGGCATGCTCGCGTCCGACGAGCTCGGCGACCTCGCCCCGCTGCTGCCGGTCTGTACGCCCGGCGGCTCGGACTCGGGCAGCTTCGACGAGGTGCTCGAGCTGCTGCACCTGTCGGGCCGCTCGCTGCCGCACTCCGTGATGATGATGATCCCGGAGCCGTGGGAGAACCACGCGCAGATGGATCCCGCCACGCGCGCGTTCTTCGAGTACCACTCGACGCTCATGGAGCCGTGGGACGGCCCGGCCGCCATGACGTTCACCGACGGCACGCTCATCGGCGCGGTGCAGGACCGCAACGGCCTGCGCCCCGGCCGCTACTGGGTGACCGAGGACGGCCTCGTCGTGTGCGCGTCGGAGTCCGGCGTGCTCGACATCGACCCCGCGTCGGTCGTCGCGAAGGGCCGCCTCGAGCCCGGCCTGTTCTTCCTCGTCGACACCGGCCAGGGCCGGATCATCGCCGACGCCGAGGTCATGTCCCAGCTCGCGGCGCAGCGCCCGTACGCGCAGTGGGTCGAGGAGAACTCGGTCTACCTCGAGCAGCTGCCGGAGCGCGAGCACGTCGCGCACTCCGCCGCCTCGGTGCGCCGCCGCCAGCGCGCGTTCGGGTACACCGAGGAGGAGCTCAAGATCCTCCTCACGCCCATGGCCGCGACCGGCGCCGAGCCGCTGGGCGCCATGGGGTCCGACACGCCGGTCGCGGTGCTCTCGCAGCGCCCGCGGCTGCTGTTCGACTACTTCACGCAGATGTTCGCGCAGGTGACCAACCCGCCGCTGGACGCGATCCGCGAGGAGCTCGTGACCGCGATCGGCGGCGCGATCGGCCCCGAGCCGAACCTGCTGGCCGACGGCCCGGAGCACGCGCGCAAGCTCGTCCTGCCGTTCCCGGTGCTCGACAACGACCAGCTCGCCAAGATCGTGCACGTCGACAAGGAGCCCCGCCACGGGTTCCGCACGACGACGATCCGCGGCCTGTACAAGGCGTCCGGCGGGGGAGCGGCGCTCGAGGCGCGCCTCGAGGAGATCTTCGCCGAGGTCGACCGCGCGGTCGCCGACGGCGTCAGCTTCGTCGTGCTGTCCGACCGCAACTCCGACGCGGAGCTCGCGCCGATCCCGTCGCTCCTGCTGCTGAGCGCGGTGCACCACCACACGCTGCGGCGCCACACCCGCACGCAGATCTCGCTCGTCGTCGAGGCCGGCGACGTGCGCGAGGTGCACCACGTCGCGCTGCTCATCGGGTTCGGGGCGGCCGCGGTCAACCCGTACCTCGCGATGGAGACCGTCGAGGACCTCTCGCGGCACGGCTACCTCGGCGACGTCACGCCCGAGAAGGCCGTCAAGAACCTCATCAAGGCGCTCGGCAAGGGCGTCCTGAAGGTCATGTCGAAGATGGGCATCTCGACGATCGCGTCGTACCGCGGCGCGCAGGTGTTCGAGGCGATCGGCCTGTCGCAGGCGCTCGTCGACCGGTACTTCACCGGGACGACGAGCCGGCTCGGCGGGATCGGGCTGGACGTCATCGCGGCCGAGGTCGCGGCGCGGCACGCCGACGCGTACCCCGCGTCCGGCAACCGCCAGCCGCACCAGCGGCTCGCAGTCGGTGGCGAGTACCAGTGGCGCCGGGACGGCGAGGACCACCTCTTCGACCCCGAGACTGTCTTCCGCCTGCAGCACTCGACGCGCACGCGCCAGATGGACGTGTTCCGCCAGTACACGCAGCGCGTCGACGACCAGGCGAAGCGCCTCATGACGCTGCGCGGTCTGCTCGCCTTCAAGGAGGGCGTGCGCGAGCCCGTGCCGCTCGACGAGGTCGAGCCCGTGAGCGAGATCGTCAAGCGGTTCAGCACGGGCGCGATGTCCTACGGCTCGATCTCGGCCGAGGCGCACGAGACGCTCGCGATCGCGATGAACCGCCTCGGCGCGAAGTCCAACACGGGCGAGGGCGGCGAGGACCCGGAGCGCCTGCACGACCCGGAGCGGCGCTCCGCGATCAAGCAGATCGCCTCGGGCCGGTTCGGCGTGACGTCGGAGTACCTCACGAACGCCGACGACATCCAGATCAAGCTCGCGCAGGGCGCCAAGCCCGGCGAGGGCGGTCAGCTGCCCGGTCACAAGGTGTACCCGTGGGTCGCGAAGACGAGGCACTCGACGCCGGGCGTCGGCCTCATCTCGCCGCCGCCGCACCACGACATCTACTCGATCGAGGACCTCGCGCAGCTCATCCACGACGCGAAGAACGCGAACCCGCGCGCCCGGATCCACACCAAGCTCGTCTCCGAGTTCGGCGTGGGCACGATCGCCGCGGGCGTGGCCAAGGCGCACTCGGACGTCATCCTCATCTCGGGCCACGACGGCGGCACGGGCGCGAGCCCGCTGACGTCGCTCAAGCACGCGGGCACGCCGTGGGAGATCGGCCTGGCCGAGACGCAGCAGACGCTCGTCCTCAACGACCTGCGCGACCGCGTCGTCGTCCAGGTGGACGGCCAGCTCAAGACGGGCCGCGACGTCGTGGTCGGCGCGCTGCTCGGCGCGGAGGAGTTCGGCTTCGCGACCGCCCCGCTCGTCGTGTCCGGCTGCGTCATGATGCGCGTCTGCCACCTCGACACCTGCCCGGTGGGCGTCGCGACGCAGAACCCGGAGCTGCGCGCGCGCTTCACGGGCAAGCCGGAGTTCGTCGAGGCGTTCTTCGAGTTCATCGCGACCGAGGTGCGCGAGCACCTCGCGGCGCTCGGGTTCCGGACGCTCGAGGAGGCCGTCGGTCACGTCGAGCTGCTCGAGACGCGCAGCGCGATCGAGCACTGGAAGGCCGAGGGTCTCGACCTGGAGCCGGTGCTGGCCGTGCCGCAGCCCAAGCCGGGCTCGGCGCTGCACCACACCAAGAACCAGGACCACGGCCTGGAGCGCGCGCTCGACAACCGCCTCATCGCGCTGTCGGCCGACGCCCTGGAGCGCCGCGAGCCGGTGCGGATCGCGCTGCCCGTGCGCAACGTCAACCGGACGGTCGGCACGATGCTCGGCCACGAGGTCACGCGGCGATTCGGCGGCGAGGGCCTGCCCGACGACACGATCGACGTCACGCTGACGGGCTCGGCCGGCC
The sequence above is a segment of the Cellulomonas palmilytica genome. Coding sequences within it:
- the lgt gene encoding prolipoprotein diacylglyceryl transferase, whose protein sequence is MPSPSHGVWYLGPLPLRAYALAILVGIVAAVLLTQRRWEERGGDRDQVVEIAFWAVPFGILGGRIYHLVTSPDAYFGEGGDPWKAFAIWEGGLGIWGAVALGAVGAWIGCRRQGVRLAPFADALAPGLLVAQAIGRLGNWFNQELFGGPTTLPWGLRVDDSVAEAAGYAAGTLFHPTFLYEMAWNLAGAALLVWADRRFRLGHGRVFWLYVVVYTSGRLWIEALRIDPAHGFLGLRLNVWTSMLVGLGALVAFVVVGRRHPGRDTTVLLDPSAEPTQQASQQEDVPQDTDTDSAAVPADDEDGHPAR
- the gltB gene encoding glutamate synthase large subunit — encoded protein: MTSPSGLPSTSLDHAAYPLYDPSAEHDACGFAFVATLRGTPGRDIVDAGLTALLNLDHRGAVGAEEDSGDGAGILTQIPDAFLRDVVDADLPPVGYYAIGMAFLSQDEAERTAAIAAIEAVAAEEKLDVLAWRDVVVTADLVGPTARASMPVFRQLVVADPSRELSGIDLDRRAYRLRKRAEREHGVYFASLSARTITYKGMLTTGQLEPFFADLSDPRYASEIALVHSRFSTNTFPSWELAQPFRMVAHNGEINTVRGNRNWMAAREGMLASDELGDLAPLLPVCTPGGSDSGSFDEVLELLHLSGRSLPHSVMMMIPEPWENHAQMDPATRAFFEYHSTLMEPWDGPAAMTFTDGTLIGAVQDRNGLRPGRYWVTEDGLVVCASESGVLDIDPASVVAKGRLEPGLFFLVDTGQGRIIADAEVMSQLAAQRPYAQWVEENSVYLEQLPEREHVAHSAASVRRRQRAFGYTEEELKILLTPMAATGAEPLGAMGSDTPVAVLSQRPRLLFDYFTQMFAQVTNPPLDAIREELVTAIGGAIGPEPNLLADGPEHARKLVLPFPVLDNDQLAKIVHVDKEPRHGFRTTTIRGLYKASGGGAALEARLEEIFAEVDRAVADGVSFVVLSDRNSDAELAPIPSLLLLSAVHHHTLRRHTRTQISLVVEAGDVREVHHVALLIGFGAAAVNPYLAMETVEDLSRHGYLGDVTPEKAVKNLIKALGKGVLKVMSKMGISTIASYRGAQVFEAIGLSQALVDRYFTGTTSRLGGIGLDVIAAEVAARHADAYPASGNRQPHQRLAVGGEYQWRRDGEDHLFDPETVFRLQHSTRTRQMDVFRQYTQRVDDQAKRLMTLRGLLAFKEGVREPVPLDEVEPVSEIVKRFSTGAMSYGSISAEAHETLAIAMNRLGAKSNTGEGGEDPERLHDPERRSAIKQIASGRFGVTSEYLTNADDIQIKLAQGAKPGEGGQLPGHKVYPWVAKTRHSTPGVGLISPPPHHDIYSIEDLAQLIHDAKNANPRARIHTKLVSEFGVGTIAAGVAKAHSDVILISGHDGGTGASPLTSLKHAGTPWEIGLAETQQTLVLNDLRDRVVVQVDGQLKTGRDVVVGALLGAEEFGFATAPLVVSGCVMMRVCHLDTCPVGVATQNPELRARFTGKPEFVEAFFEFIATEVREHLAALGFRTLEEAVGHVELLETRSAIEHWKAEGLDLEPVLAVPQPKPGSALHHTKNQDHGLERALDNRLIALSADALERREPVRIALPVRNVNRTVGTMLGHEVTRRFGGEGLPDDTIDVTLTGSAGQSFGAFVPRGITLRLFGDANDYVAKGLSGGRIIVRPDRSAVLSSSHNVIAGNVIGYGATSGEVFLRGLTGERFAVRNSGATLVVEGVGDHACEYMTGGTVVVLGRTGRNFGAGMSGGTAYVVDLQTELVNTDAVRTGELSLAPLDDEDAAVVGDLLRRYAEETGSPVAVELLQGDWRSRFTRVLPTEFSRVRRALAQAEAEGLDPTAPGVWDQILEVARG